The following proteins come from a genomic window of Leishmania donovani BPK282A1 complete genome, chromosome 4:
- a CDS encoding ADP-ribosylation factor, putative, protein MGQLFTSLWSMFKGNKSYKLLILGLNNAGKTSILYYLQLGHSIATQPTLGGNTETLTITHPQTNNTITFTCWDLGGQEQLRESWKLYYDHTDAVLFVVDAADAVKFPKAKEVLHQLLHGEPSLQHATLLVLANKQDMESAAAPAELIEYLELGKLRDRTWTLMGCSTSTGESLREAMNWIAENV, encoded by the coding sequence ATGGGGCAGCTTTTCACCAGCTTGTGGAGCATGTTCAAAGGAAATAAGTCCTACAAGCTGCTCATCCTTGGCCTGAACAACGCCGGTAAGACATCCATCTTGTACTACCTGCAGTTGGGGCACTCCATCGCCACCCAGCCCACCCTCGGCGGCAACACGGAAACGCTCACCATCACGCACCCGCAGACGAACAACACCATCACCTTCACTTGCTGGGACTTGGGTGgacaggagcagctgcgagaGTCGTGGAAGCTTTATTACGATCACACCGACGCCGTTctcttcgtcgtcgacgccgctgacgccgtGAAGTTCCCCAAGGCGAAAGAGGTTTtgcaccagctgctgcacggtgagccatcgctgcagcacgccacTCTTCTTGTGCTAGCAAACAAGCAGGATATGGAGTCTGCAGCAGCCCCAGCCGAGCTGATCGAGTACTTGGAACTCGGGAAGCTGAGGGACCGAACGTGGACGCTCAtgggctgcagcacctccaccggcgAGTCGCTGCGCGAGGCCATGAACTGGATCGCCGAGAACGTCTAA